TATAGTCTCTGCTCAGATATGTAGTTTTTGAAGAAACCCAGGACAGGAAGAAAAAAGTTCAGTTTCATTATATGCATTTATTAAATGGCAACTTTACAATCCGTATGTTTGTCAATGGGAATATATAACTAAAATCTGTTCCTTATGTGATGTGCAAGGAaggaaattcaataaattctttACTTTTAAAACACAAACATGACATTGCAaattaaatatataaatatacataACTACATGTAACATTTTTATAATGTTGTTGATGtgttcaaatttttcaacaataaattaaaaaaccAATTCAAATTTGAGTCAGAGTTATTGACcataaaattcattttgaatttcacaaaTATTGTCCTGAAAAAAATGTTGCGTCACCAtatccagaataaaaatttaacaactatcaaaaatcataaaaaactaaaaattccTAGTACGGTAATCAATAATGATTGAATTCCAATCTTACAATAATTGAATATGTAACTTTTTTTGTCCTAAAACAAtattatttcaacatttttggtGAAGCACTTCTTAAACTGTCAATTAGGATTTTAGGTCCAAATATTCAGCTGACCTGTATTTGTAGCATATATCAGTCCTTGTCCTGAAGTCGGAAGCCAACGAATACAATTAACACTTTTATGACTTGTAGCACGCTCATCTGTGCCCCTATCAATCTGTCTCACAAAGGGTAAATGATCTCCAGGTTGATCTTTCtcctcaattttgaagatgGATGCCATCATCCATCTATCATTAGGTAATATAGACACTCTACGTGAAGCTAAGCCCACAACCAGATGTCTACCTAATGGAGACAatgaaacagagactgcattgTGAACGAAGCTTGTTGTGTACAAACATTGCCCTAATGTCTCCCATCTCAAGCTATATACACCTGTAAATAGAAAAACAAGAAACTTTAACTATGGGACCATAATTCTAAGTAGTAACAGACCACATGGAATCAATTGAAActgtgtttgaaaaaaaaaaaaactaaacctACCTAATCTATTAGTTATATTGAGATATCCACCAGATGGTAGTAGAGTAACAAGAATGGACCCATCGGTCGCTATATCAACACTGGCATCATTGTGGATTTTGCACTCACGTACAACCAAGTTTTTCAATGCTGTAATCAATTATACCTTATCAGAACTGGAactatgaatatttcatttgaaatactTACGGTCGCTTATACTGGGTATAATTGAATCAGAAATATCCCATACTTGAATCCTATGATTTGGAGTGACAGTTGAAATAACATCGCTGTCATAAATATGTTCTCTTTGCTCCAAGTCGGCATCAAAAGGATTCAGAGTAGCGTATAAAGGATGTAGAAGTCTTGGTCTTAGCACTCCCATGGGGTTATATACAGATACTGACCGGATAGCAGCCAACCTGGCCATAACTCTAGGGTAGCTGGAGTTGTTACTATTCACTCCAAGATTAGAAGAAGAGTTATTATCTGATTCAGAATTTTCTAAAGGAGTTGCAAGATCAGAAACTGGAATGTCATTTACTTGTACCGTAGGTACCCTCCAGTATCTAGAATGAAGAAGCAACATTTTGGTCTACACAGATACGGATTATATGACTttcacaaaaattagtttttaaaccacgacacgtgtttcgctatcacaatagcgttctcaggtgggtgaaggtgaactttggtttaaaaactcattttcctgaaaatcatataatctgttttaagttcaaatatgaattttcatgaagtatcggccacatcaatccaataaaaaaaaatcattcctACCTTAGGGGCTCAGAAGCATTTGCATTGTTTGATGTTGACGGACGAGACCCTATAGGTGAAAGTGGAGGAGGAACATGCGGTTCATAACCGAATAAATTCCTTTCTTCTGTTGGCTGAGCATCCTCTGAAGTACCATCAAGCCACGCTTGGAGTTCGGGAGTTACCTATGGTAATAACAATAAATCCAATGATTCACCAAACATTGTTGCCAAATTTTAAATCTACATAATTTTTGATAAATACTCTGATGGATGATCAGATGAAGTTAATgattaaataaaattacctGGATTTCAGAACTGTCATCTTCCTCCAGTCGCCTCCCATCTTCTACAGGATTCTGATTTTCTGACCGACTGGATGTATTTGGTACTGGATTATTGGCCATATGCATTCTTATGCGAGATCTGTGAGCTGAATTCCTATTCCTCGTATCGTTACTTCTGCTAGAACCTGGTCTCGACGGTGAATTCGAGCTCAACGATGTTATAAGCGCTATATCACGATAGGGATTGAAACCGGTACGGTTTGCCCTATTTTCGGTAGATGAAGTATTTCTATCTTCCGTATCCTCAAAATCGTTCCCTGAAATTACGTTCGGATTCGACTGGTTCAGACTTCTGCTCCTTCCGGCTGTCAGGTATGCATTGATCAAGAGATCTGTAGAGTTTCTCCTTCTAGCCCTAGTAGTACTGTCCTCAATTTGGGAAGTGTTAGCAGCACCAATTTGATTTGAGTTCGATGAATCCTGCGTCCTCTGTCGCCTGCTTAAATACAAGCAGGCGTTGATGAGGGGACTGTTGCCACTATTAGCAGCAGATGTACTATTTCTTGTTTGTCTGCTCGGCTGCGAGTTTGATTCCGTAACTGTGTTGGAGTTCGATTGGTGTTGGGCTCTCTGTCTCCTAGCCAGATAAAGGCAAGCATTGATTAGGGGGCTGTTTGAATTAGAACTAGATTCTCTACTTCCAGTTTGTCTATTGTTATCCCCAGAAAGTTCCCTTTCTGAATCTGGGGATAAATTTAAATTATCATGTACTAAATTATTAGCAGAATACCTGGCCCTCATAGTCCTCAGTAAGTTTCGCGCTCTTTCAGGTGTATAGAAATGTCCTCTCCGACTGGGAGTCAATAAGTGGGAATAAGGACTTCCACAGTAACAACTAACCATAAGTCTTAAGCTTCTCAAACTTTGCAAAAAAACATTGGAATAACTTCGCCTGCAACGAATCATTGTGGAGCATGATTCGGCAATTCTTGTTGCCAAGATTCGCCTCtctgaatctaaattcacatcTGAAAGGTAACATTATCGTTGTAAAAACGAACGAAAAACAAAGAGAACGATTTGGAAATATTATAGCACATAGCAAGTTCTTTGTGCGGATTCTTAAGCCAAAAATAAGGATAGTTGGTCAAATAAATTTtctggaattctcatccccttcAAAGGATAGAACAACTCGAGAATTTTGATTATACCAAAGTCAAGTTAACCTCATTTGCGGCCGGGAATCCACTTACGAAGTAAAGACATCCATTTATGGATTTGTATGTCTAATTTGTTTCTACTCAAAATATTTCCAATAATTATTTCTAATCAGCACTGTTCCTGGATGGGCTTACCTGTTGTTGGCGATAGCGAGATGATCGTATACAATAAGAGTAAATCTGATAACACCATTGCCAGCTGAAGAACACTTTGCATCCGTGTCCTAACTTCAGTCGGCATTGGACGATCCACATTTTGATCTAAATATCCACTTATTCCATCTATGATGAGACTCAGGAGGGTTCTCTCATAATACCGTTCAATCCCATGTCTCAGGGATGTCGTAGAATCGATTCGATAATTTCTGACTACATTTGCATTGAAAATATTCCCTATTAATCTATTGGTTCGAGTAATGCTTTCCCTCAATCTTAAGGCTAAGGTGTGTTCCCCTACTTCGTGAACCAGTCTTCTTGGACTGTTAGGTCTATAAACTAGTTCATTGAGATAGGAAAATCTTGTTGAATGATCATCAATGATTGACTGAAGTCGTCTGTCTATCCGCACCAGAGTGGGAACATTTATAACTGAAAACGTATGGGGAGGGGCGACGGTGGGAAGTGTTGAGGGAGTTGTAGAAGCTGCATCTCTAGAATGTCGCCCAGATCGTGAAAATCCAAGTTCCCTTGGACGATTCAACCTAGAAGGTGGATAGGTCTTGCGGGTCAACCCCCGGCTTCTGGCTGAAGAATTTTGACTCGTGTTTCTAGAACCTGTTGAGGTACTTGGGCCTGGTTCATTTGTCGGCGTATTGACTACTGGATCTCTGTTACTTTGAGTATTGCCAGGACTCGAATCACTAATTCTAGTACCGGCCATCATCTGACGAACACTTGACATACTGGTGCTTCTGCTCTCTCCCGATCTACTACGTACATATGTAGACAGTTCAACCAGTAATAATCTCATGAGCTGCAATTGGGAAACTTCTACCATCGCTCGATCAATTCTCTCAATACTTTCCACTTGTCTATGGAGAAGTCTCGATTGACTTTGGATATGAGAAAGAGTCATATGAAGGGAGTTCATAAGGGGAGACATGCTATCATTCAAATTAGAAGAAGAACTCGGCGACTCAGAGTTTCTTGGATACGTGTGATCTGATGTTGCGTTATTTTGACGTATATCATACCCTGAAACAAAGCAAGTTGCTGAATGCGAATATGAATAAGTTTTAGTTGGGTTGCAGTCGAGATCattaatttcgaaattctaCTCAACACAAGACAAAGTCTGTCGGGTCCGCTAGTAGAATTTTAAAATTACCTAAAGAGCTGTTCAAATTTCTTCCCAAACCAgatccttcaaccctctgatcCCTAACGAAGAAAGACGAATCATTAAAACTAGCTGTAGGAACTGTGGCCTCTTCTCCATATTCCATGGCATCATTATCAGGAAGAACTTCAACAGACGTTCTCAAATTCCTCAGAATATCTTCTGACTGATTCATTAACGTCTCCAATCTATTAGAGAAGCTACTCAACATATTTGACATTTCACCTGGTCGATCAACTGTTCTAATATCTCTGGCATTACTCAGACTTGTTTCCAAATCATGAATGATATTACTGTACATATTGCCGATTCCTGAAATTGTACTTGTTTCTTATGATTTCCTCGCATATCTCCTCAGAATTTCTTACCTATATTCTCTGGATTTATAGCTGGAAGGTTAGGAGGAGGATTGAAAGGATGGAAATTGTCTTGAAGGGCAGAGGGCAAGGATTCAGATCTTTCCGGTGTGGGATTTTCCGAATTTGGTAGTTCGGAGAAATTTATGACCTCGTCTCTGCCAAAATTAGCATCTGCCGCAGGATTTGAAAGAGGGCGAACCTCAATACCTTCAACGCGTCTACGATATCCAGGACCTAAAATTCATTGGGTTTTGTAATAGGAGTTGAAATTGATTTGCTGTATGCCTTCTCTACTGAAACACTTTCCAACATAAAAAAACGACTTACTTATCCTGACTCTTCTGAATTCTGGAACTGTTCTTGTAGGTAAAAAAGCAGATCTGAGATTAGTTAATCTCCTCCTAGCCTGTGAATAAATAGTCGAGTTTGTGGTTCCAGTGCAGGTGTTACCAGCAGGGTTCGGAGGAGAATTTTGAGCAGAATCTGGAGAACTAAAAAAtacttcatatttcaaatattctaCACCTGAATAACGAGAGTAGTATTGAATACACATTACGCCAGAGCAGAAACCATTATACAAATTGAAATAATCACATGCAGTGTTGTAAAGGAATAAGTAGGCTACTTTTACAGAGAAACTCGAAGATTACTTTCAGAATTTGTAAAAACATGTAAATTTTCAATTCTCCATCagcatttaaaattttttgaataacaaCCCATTATTTAATGATTAAAGATGAACTCCTTCATAAAAATGTTAGTATGTTACGATTTTATTGTTTGTATAAATATGTTAAAGGTACAATGATGTCAAGCAGTAATGAAGGAGAGTTTATCCAGCGTTTTTATTAGATCATTTTTCATgcggaaaaactgaaaaaccaGGCAGACATTCCCTTTACCTTGAAGTAGTGGTGCTTATGGAAACATTGAGATTATCTCTATTCCTTGCAGCAGTTTCAGAGTTTATCCTTGGGATTAAGTCTAACAAACTGGTATTCGCTGATCTAGAATTAGACGGTTGCATTGAATCTGTGTTCATTTCATAATTATTGGCACTTGAAGAATCAACATCATTAAAGAGACTAGTCACCCAACTCTCCAAATTATTAATATTGTGGTAGCTATTGTTGCCACCtaaaaggaattgaaaaataacTACCTCTGTTAAGCAAAGGCATAGCTGTCTTTTAATTTTGGTGGTACAAGATACTCACTAGAAAATCCAATTCCTCGCGATCTTTGGGTGCTAGGACCAGCCCCAGAGTCATTCTCTGCTGCTGCTCCGGCATTATTATCAGTTCGGGATCGGATATAGAAATTCATATGTAAAGGATCCCTCTCCTCTTCCGAACTGGAGGAATCTGATGATGTGAATACATGTCCACGACTGGGTTGTCTATTGTACATATTACCCATATTTCTATATCTGAGCCTAGCTTGCTCCCTACTCTCTCTAACGCTCTGCTCAAATAATCTAAAAAGATACAAGGTCTATTGAATTTGATGCTGGCAAAAGCCCCCTTGATTATGAAATATCCACGCAGTTTCAGTAGATTTAATTTCTGTAACAACCAGCCAAAAGTGTATATCcttattgaattatttcaagGAATATATTCCAGAATTTCAGTTTATAATAAACAAATGATTTTTAGGTATGCAGTGTAACACTATACCCCAGAAGTTCAtgattcttcaaaaattagaaattttgagaaattcagGCAAATATTACCAgttgatattaaaaaaatataattgggcTTGCTCtctacagttcacaaccgttgtgaaccagtCTAAGAAGAAACCTATTAATTAATTATGTGATTTACGCACCTCAATATATCTTCTCTTTCACTTTCAGGAACTCTATTACGAATGAAAGGCATCAATCTAGCCCTCAAGTTATCCTCTGCATTTCTTCTCATGTTCATCATCATATTCTCAAGTGTAGGATCTTCTCCATGTTGAACAAGTTCATCAGAACCACCTGAAGGTACAGGAACTGGGTCATTAGCATTAGGTGTATCATCCAAAGTGACGCCCAAACTTTCATCTGCTTCTTGCGGTTCACTTGTTTCAGCACCGGGGTTCAGGGTGGCGCTCGGCAACTCTTGAGAGGGAGAATTCAAGCTTCTGATCCAGGCCACCACATCATCGCCAAAAAATGGCTCATCCCTTGAAGTTTCAGGCAGCGAGTGTTCATTGGAAGATGAACTGACAGGGCAATTTTCAACTATGTTTTCAGTTTGAACATCAGGTCCTTGGTTATTCTCAGATGTATTTTCTATCAGTTCTTCATTATCCACATTGCAGTCTTGACTATTGGATTcacaattttgatttgaatttcCTAGAGGTTGTACAGTTTGTAAATTTGTTTGTTGGTTTTCAGTTTGTCCTTCCTGATTACCTAAACCATCATTATCAGTTCTGCTGGTTTCCACCTCTTGAGAAATAGAATCTCTTATTATATTAGCTATGAGCTCTCCAGTGTATGTTAAGGATTGCTGGTTTTCACCTTCATTCACTGTTACTTCCTCAGTTTGGGCACTGGAGCTCTGATTATTTTTTGTACCATTATTAGCAGTTTTCACAGCTTGACTAGAGACACCTGTTTTTTTATTACTTCCTATATTAGCTATCTTTTCAAGTATAGCTCTTGAAAGTTCTGCTACTATAGATGATTGTTTCTTTGGGTTCGATAGACCTGAAGTACCCGGCTGGGGTGACTCACTTCTTGTTGTTGGTTGATCGCCATTATCATCTTTTTtcgtcttcaattttttttgaggtATCTGATTTTCAGGAGATGAGTCACTTTTGTGTTTTCTAGATTGTTGTACAACATTGGACTGTGTTTCACAGGGAGCTGGATTGCCTGAGTTATCTTCATTTTGCGGATTACTCTGATCTGAAGTCGAAGGCTGGTCTTGAGGCAAAGCATTTGTAGGATTGGACGCAACTAAATTGCTAGTATCTTGTGTTTCAGCTGTGCTATCAGAACCTATATTACCCGTATTTTCCATTGGATCAGTTCCTCTATCAATCTAAAATGACATACCAAATTTTTCTCACGTATAAAACTTAAGTAATTATTATGTTTGTAATTCATTACTGGCATTTATCACaaagttttttcaagaaatgcCACTTCCCCATGATAACTGAAAATCTTTTACCATACAGTGTGAGTCTAACACTTgtatatatattttaacagaagattcctgaggtcaaaagaaacactttttccattCACTTTAATAAAAGCAGTTGGTTGgtcatggaataattttctcaagtttttgttacaAGAACGAAATAAGGTTGGCACACACCAAATGTTGTGAATATAAAATGATCAAAAACTGCTATTTTGAATCTTATTTGCTCATTTTAATAATAACcctgatattttgaaattgtacAAGAAAATAAGAAAGATATTAATATGGATTTGATTAGTTCTATGTCCAAGCCGcattgtattttttatttcaatcataaaaaTAAGTTTTATATTTGAATCATTTGAATTTGCGATCATTTTTTTACAGGGAATTCAGCATGTACTCAAATCTTAGATAGATGATGAGGTGTCTTCAATATCTCTAAAACACCTTAGGCATACTAAGCTGAAAGAAATGAGCcaattatttttaaaaattcaggaaattttttcTCATGATAAATCTTGGTGAATCACCTGATACAGTCTGAGTATATGTCACAATTTCTACTACTCTCTGAATAATCACACATTTAAAAGATTTACCATAGCAGGGGGTCTATAAAGCTGAAGATATCTTTGAACTAATCGTCCATACTGTCTCACAAGGTTCCTATATGACATTGTAATATTTCTTTCCCTCTCTGGAACTCTGGACCGAGTTTCTCGAGGTTCATTATTTGATGTAGGTAATGAAACATTTTGCTGAAAATCAACATCATAACATTCGAATGAGTATAAATGATCAGTTTCAAACAGCTCACCCTAACAGGAAACAGTCCCCTTCGAAAAACAGGCCTTCTAGAAGCGATATTGAAGTGTCTCACTGGATGTTCAGAAGCACGCTCTGAAGATCTTACATATTCCCATCTACTGTGGCTGTTGGAAATACCAGTGATAAGCCTGTGTCCCAATTTGTCAAAAGCCACATAACGAACCTAatgaatagaaggaaatttcaaataaataatCAGTTTTCCAAGAACGATACTGGAATAAAACTGTTCACTTAAGATATACAAAACTAACTTTTTCTTTTTGGCTTCCTGTAGAGGCGTGCAAAAAAGGTTCTGGCTTGCTCCAGTCCCAAAAGTACACTTCATTAGATGTTGCAATAACAAGCATTCTCTCAAGTGGATGAAATGCTATTGAGGCAATAACAGTTTGATTTTTAGCTGTCCACACCTCACTTCCACCCTTCAGaatgaaaatacaattttacAGATTGTTAACTTCAAAATCTTGTCTACTTTAATAACATAATACAGAATGTCGTGAAGTCcaccaaaaattaaatttaattttgattgAATGAAACTTCATAGGATTTGAAAGTAAATCTCCTTTCCTGAACATGATAAAACTACAAAGTGTTCATATGAAATGACTTCATACTATTGAAGGAGTGGATTGATTTAGAATAACTATTCTGTATGTGTTAAAAGTAAATCATAATCCAATTAATTTGACTGAAATTTTAGATTTGATAATATTTACACTTAGGTCCCATATTCTAACTTGGCCTCCTAAACAACCTGAAGctacaatttgatttgaagTAGGGTGGAAAGCTATACACCAAGGAGTACGTGGGTGTCCCACAAGTGTTTTTAAATTCTTTCCACTCCGAATATCAGTGATATGAATATTGTGATTCCCATGAGTAGAGGCTACTTTTGTACCATCTGGActaaaaaccataagaaaagtaGACCTTGGCATGCCAGGCATTTCACAACGCTAAAAACATAAGAAACTCAGCATAATTAGTATTACATGACAATTAAAATGAAACCATTTACACATATTTCCTTGAATAGTTCTCAACTACCTAATTGAACAATTGAACTTACTAGCTCATCATATTCTGTTTTTGCTACAAGCAATTCTTCTGCTATGAGTTCACGATATTCTTTAGATGAAACATTCTTTTTTATACATCCCAGACTTCTTTCTTCTAAATTTTTCAGTAAACTCGGcacaatactttttttttcatccttTTTTAAGGCCCTGAAACATTCGAATTCTTCCGGCTCCATAACAGGGGAACTTAAGTCAAGTCAAATCTTATAGACCTTAATATTCAcatctgaaatttgaaaagtCATTGTTCAAATGTAAGTAAACTATTCGTGAAATCACATGTATGATAGGAAACagaaaaaaagtgaaagatTTATTTTCTCAGAAACTCAATTTCACCATCAATCCTACGAAATTAAGCGACTGTGTTCAATAATTAAAACATTAGTCGATATGTCATAACAAAGTAGAACTGTGAACCATGAGGTGTTTCCAAACTTGGAAAATCAGTATTATTCAGTTACTCACAATAAGCATTAATCCTAGCGATACAAATCCAAATCTACAATACTAAATTAAATGAATACTTTTATATCAATTATATCACGTAATATTATGTAGAACGTACATATCCCATACAATCAATTAAACTGACAGAACTTATGACACATTAATTGACAATCTACTGTCATGCCGACGTTGACAACCAGAAACTGAGGTGTCAACGTCAACAGTGACTGTCTCTATGGTTAATGCCACGGTGCATTCGATTTTTTAACACATTTGATCAAAGTTCCTGTTTGATTTGATGTTCGCGGTATATGTTCTGTGTTCGCGATCACGGCATAATTTTTCGATATCAGATGATTGATTACTTCAAATCAAGTACTTTGACGTTTCAGCTTGTTTTGTATATTTGTGAATTAATAACGTAGAAATAATTCGTGGAATAGATTTacattttttgacatttttttaataaactgtgattgaattttataatagttcAAGTTAATTTCATTCCACATCTCAATATATTCGCAAGCTTTTTAGGTTAAGATCGAGCCTCATTGCCCCCCATGCGAttatttttaaataaataatGGCTGATACAGAAAATCCACCAAATCCTATAATGACCGAAGTTACTAATCTAATTAAACTTTGGGAAAGTGAAAATAGTAGACCTAATTATGATCCATTGAAAACAATCACAAGGTAAATATGTTTCTGTATGCTATTCGAATTGATTTCAAACCGTACCCTTCACAGACTAGCAGAAATTATCGAAGTGGAGACGGATAACTATATGAAAATGGATCCTGATCCCTTTGATGAGAGGCATCCTTCAAGAATAGATCCGGAATGTAAGCTTGGGCAAATTTTGAAAGCTCTTTTCAAAAAGGATAACTTCATGAATAAAGTATGTATGCTGTTTTCCAGTTCTTTCCTCCTTCATAAATTACTTTTCAGCTGGTCAATGATTATATGAGAGACACCTATTACAGTAGGCTTGGGATCACTAGAGATGTAACTCCACTAAATGTAGCATCTTGTCGTCTCATGTTAGATATAATGCCAGGTCTCGAAACATCTGTTGTATTTGAAGTGAGTTCTTTAAGCTCGTTGATGGTAGTATTTTATAGTCAGCTCTTTTTTTTCAGCCAAATGAACAGAGTCTAGTTTTGCGTCTAATAAAATGGACAACATCATCAGCTGAACCCCTTCAAAGCTATGCTACAGGACTTTTAGCTGCAGCTTTAGAACTTCCTGAAGTAGCAAGACATTATAGGTGATATTATCAATGTAAAGGGAATATTGAAGGgagttttcatatttttaattttagGGAACACAACTCAAGGTTAACACCAATTTGTATACAAAGATTACAGAAACTGCAAATTGCCTCCAAATTTACATCTCCCAAAGTGCCCTCTTCTAACACCAGACCATTTGCTCATTTTTCCTCGGATTCTTCTAGTACCTGTAATAGCAAAGAGAAGATCAATGGAACACCAACTATCAGAAAAGGTTTGAGGCattaattttttgaagatgatgtaatattttgaaatcttatATCAACATTAATAAGTTCCTTCTTATTTTTATGTACTGAAGTTTCTTCTTTTTTGCTTTTTCAGTAAGGCAAAATGGTAATACTAGAAATATCAGTTTTAATGATGAAGAAAACGATTCCGAAGCCAATGCCTCTGTGAGTAAATGTTCATGTATTTAATAGTTGATATTTCCTGAAATGAAGCAGATATTTACAATAATCAGGAATTTCAAACCAATATATAGCTTTCAAATAAAGATTTCTGGCTTCCAAATAATGATTTCACATTTAGTACTTGATTTTTCAGAGAtcagaaaaacggaaaaaaccTAAACTGAATGCAGAATCACCTACTTCACAAATTACATCAGAATCGCCTAGCAAACTTGGATTGTTCTCTGATGCAAGTAACTCATCTTGGGCAGAATTAGAGAGTTACATGATAGGAAGTGTTCAAATGCATCCTCTTACTCCTATTACCCAACAGATACTCATTTTGAGATTCTTAACACCCATGGGAGAATATCAAGAGTTTTTGCCCTATGTTTTCGAAAATAATGCGTTGGGTATTGTCCTCAACTATTTGAACATAAGAGAAACTAAAGAGGCACGTTTGGCTTTCGAAGCACTTAAATATTTAGCAGCTCTGTTGTGTCACAAGAAGTTTTGTGTTGAATTTATATTAAGCGGTGGATTAGAAGTGAGTTAACGTAAAGGTTCCAAGGTTTTTTCTAATTGCATTAATTTTAAGGTTATCCTCGATGTACCCAGACCATCGATAGCTGCAACAGGAGTGTCaatttgcatttattatttagGTTATTGCGATGAAGCGATGGAAAGATTGTGTTTGCTTCCAAAACATGTTATTGTAAATTTAGTCAAGTGAGcataatttatttcaaattgaatattcatcataaTTCAATCTGtttgatataaatttttttgaaaatttttccagtgtttttatgaaaaatattttgtttacatttgaaatGATGGAAGAAATGAAATAAGTAATATATGAGTAGAGTTATGTTGTGATTTATTTTTTAGTTACTCTCTTTGGCTCTTGGAGTGTTCCCATGATTCAGGGAGATGTCATGCTATAATGTTCTTTGGACTTACTTTTAAATTCAGAGCAATTTTGGACGAATTTGATGCTCAGGATGGTCTTCGAAAACTACACAATGTggt
The nucleotide sequence above comes from Coccinella septempunctata chromosome 4, icCocSept1.1, whole genome shotgun sequence. Encoded proteins:
- the LOC123310695 gene encoding uncharacterized protein LOC123310695 isoform X2 — its product is MEPEEFECFRALKKDEKKSIVPSLLKNLEERSLGCIKKNVSSKEYRELIAEELLVAKTEYDELRCEMPGMPRSTFLMVFSPDGTKVASTHGNHNIHITDIRSGKNLKTLVGHPRTPWCIAFHPTSNQIVASGCLGGQVRIWDLSGGSEVWTAKNQTVIASIAFHPLERMLVIATSNEVYFWDWSKPEPFLHASTGSQKEKVRYVAFDKLGHRLITGISNSHSRWEYVRSSERASEHPVRHFNIASRRPVFRRGLFPVRQNVSLPTSNNEPRETRSRVPERERNITMSYRNLVRQYGRLVQRYLQLYRPPAMIDRGTDPMENTGNIGSDSTAETQDTSNLVASNPTNALPQDQPSTSDQSNPQNEDNSGNPAPCETQSNVVQQSRKHKSDSSPENQIPQKKLKTKKDDNGDQPTTRSESPQPGTSGLSNPKKQSSIVAELSRAILEKIANIGSNKKTGVSSQAVKTANNGTKNNQSSSAQTEEVTVNEGENQQSLTYTGELIANIIRDSISQEVETSRTDNDGLGNQEGQTENQQTNLQTVQPLGNSNQNCESNSQDCNVDNEELIENTSENNQGPDVQTENIVENCPVSSSSNEHSLPETSRDEPFFGDDVVAWIRSLNSPSQELPSATLNPGAETSEPQEADESLGVTLDDTPNANDPVPVPSGGSDELVQHGEDPTLENMMMNMRRNAEDNLRARLMPFIRNRVPESEREDILRLFEQSVRESREQARLRYRNMGNMYNRQPSRGHVFTSSDSSSSEEERDPLHMNFYIRSRTDNNAGAAAENDSGAGPSTQRSRGIGFSSGNNSYHNINNLESWVTSLFNDVDSSSANNYEMNTDSMQPSNSRSANTSLLDLIPRINSETAARNRDNLNVSISTTTSSSPDSAQNSPPNPAGNTCTGTTNSTIYSQARRRLTNLRSAFLPTRTVPEFRRVRISPGYRRRVEGIEVRPLSNPAADANFGRDEVINFSELPNSENPTPERSESLPSALQDNFHPFNPPPNLPAINPENIGIGNMYSNIIHDLETSLSNARDIRTVDRPGEMSNMLSSFSNRLETLMNQSEDILRNLRTSVEVLPDNDAMEYGEEATVPTASFNDSSFFVRDQRVEGSGLGRNLNSSLGYDIRQNNATSDHTYPRNSESPSSSSNLNDSMSPLMNSLHMTLSHIQSQSRLLHRQVESIERIDRAMVEVSQLQLMRLLLVELSTYVRSRSGESRSTSMSSVRQMMAGTRISDSSPGNTQSNRDPVVNTPTNEPGPSTSTGSRNTSQNSSARSRGLTRKTYPPSRLNRPRELGFSRSGRHSRDAASTTPSTLPTVAPPHTFSVINVPTLVRIDRRLQSIIDDHSTRFSYLNELVYRPNSPRRLVHEVGEHTLALRLRESITRTNRLIGNIFNANVVRNYRIDSTTSLRHGIERYYERTLLSLIIDGISGYLDQNVDRPMPTEVRTRMQSVLQLAMVLSDLLLLYTIISLSPTTDVNLDSERRILATRIAESCSTMIRCRRSYSNVFLQSLRSLRLMVSCYCGSPYSHLLTPSRRGHFYTPERARNLLRTMRARRQRAQHQSNSNTVTESNSQPSRQTRNSTSAANSGNSPLINACLYLSRRQRTQDSSNSNQIGAANTSQIEDSTTRARRRNSTDLLINAYLTAGRSRSLNQSNPNVISGNDFEDTEDRNTSSTENRANRTGFNPYRDIALITSLSSNSPSRPGSSRSNDTRNRNSAHRSRIRMHMANNPVPNTSSRSENQNPVEDGRRLEEDDSSEIQVTPELQAWLDGTSEDAQPTEERNLFGYEPHVPPPLSPIGSRPSTSNNANASEPLRYWRVPTVQVNDIPVSDLATPLENSESDNNSSSNLGVNSNNSSYPRVMARLAAIRSVSVYNPMGVLRPRLLHPLYATLNPFDADLEQREHIYDSDVISTVTPNHRIQVWDISDSIIPSISDPLKNLVVRECKIHNDASVDIATDGSILVTLLPSGGYLNITNRLGVYSLRWETLGQCLYTTSFVHNAVSVSLSPLGRHLVVGLASRRVSILPNDRWMMASIFKIEEKDQPGDHLPFVRQIDRGTDERATSHKSVNCIRWLPTSGQGLIYATNTGQLNIWT